Part of the Rhinoderma darwinii isolate aRhiDar2 chromosome 2, aRhiDar2.hap1, whole genome shotgun sequence genome, ATACTCTACGTGATTTCTAATGCCTTTTTATTCATTGGCTGCATATccaattttattttaataatcaTATGTACAATTTTATcaaaaatatgttatttacatCCTTTTTAATTACTTTGAAAGTTTGCACTATTATTTTTATTCCTAAtgtacaaaaatatttattttcaagaattatttcttcttttcttctgctTATTTCCCAGGGAAGAACTTCAGCAAagttatatttctttttttttttacaatatgagCAGTTTTCCATAGCAATACATTTCCCATTTACTTCCCCTTTAATGTGAATTTGTTAGATTATGATATACAATAACTACATTTTAAAGAAAACAATAGCTTAGGTAAACATAAGTTTCCAGAATTGTAAGTGATAAGTAATTGCACTAGTATTTTCTTTTGTCCATTGTATTTTTTTCAGTGCTTTTCTATGTCTTTAACACTTACAGCACCCTACAATATTTTTGATAAATTAATattgtttttatctggcaggtatttttttttctgaatagtTCATTGGAAAGAAATACAAACCAAAGTTTCATAAGTTTCCACCAAATAGTAAATGGACATGGTTCTGGAGCAATTTCTGGTATGTAGACATCCCTTCTTTTCTCTATTGGGCTGGCACATAAATTATTAGATGTTggcaatatttcagtttttttgtggtGATCAACCTGTTTCACATAAACCATAATTATAGTTTTACGTGGAGCTCTGTGAAGATCTGTCATCGTGAGGACTGCCATCTGAATTCTCTGTCTCTCCTTCAGAAATGGCCTGCATTGGGGCATTGTATAGCCGGCACCTAACGCTGTAACGGCTGCTGCTTGCAGCAGGAGGCACTCGGGACCTTCCAACTCTAGAGGCAGCTGACATTGTCTTAGTCGAAAAGCCTTCAGAAATTACCCGAGGAGAATATGGTGATAATGGTGAAAAAGCATCGCTACTAGGTGACAACTGTCCAAATTCTTCAGAGCTAGAGAAATCAAGGGGCAAATCTCCAATTGACTTGGGAGTTACTGGGCTTTTCAGTATTTCAGTAGCTGACATGCGGTAACTGGTATCTGACCTGCTGCCCTTTTTCAAGAGGAGCAGCTTAAATTCTTCATTTGATGTATTAGATTTTTTGGCATTCCTGTAGATAAGACTTGCAGACCTTTGAGAACCTGCTGGTGTAGCCTGTTGGGGTGGTACAGGTAAAGCTTTTGTTTTGCTTTTCACATTATCCTCTCCGGAATCTTTCCTGCCCAAAACTTTCCGTTTAGATCTGCATTAAAAACATATGTAAGATTAACATTTAAGATAAAAAAAAGGtcatatgatatataatattaTGCTAGTAATACACTTAACATTTATTATAAATATTAATAATGGATATAAACTGTTTTATTATAATTGTTAGTATTTTTTatagtatatcttttttttagcaGGAGCATTGTATTTGTTTTTAGCAATGGTGCTTCCTTTCTTTGCTATGTAGGACACTTTTGGAAGCCCACAGCAGTACTCCATCCAGTGGGAGAAATTCAAATCTCTATACACAAAAAACTACCCATTGGTCTCTGTGGAAGGGGGATAGGGGATAGAAGCTCCATGGAACCTGATTTAGTACATTCAATTGCTTAAAACATTGGGCTTAACTTCCAGAACTAATTTGTCAATATATGTTGATGCTTTACAAAGAGTTCAACTAATAGTACAAGTTTAACTACTACcagttaattattattattattaataataataaaatatgtaaattagttttaattgctCTTATATAACTTAAATACTGGGGCAGGTTTAGTATTCAAAATGCACCACAATTCTCGCTTAAAATCAGACAGAATTCTGGCTGTGCGTCACATCTATTAAgtgttgtaaacaatttttgcgcCATGCTTGACAAAGGGGCGTGACCTAGCAAGAAAAGAGTGTGGTCTGGCAGAAATGGGCGCTACCAAGTATATGCTAAAATTTTAACACAAAAATCTgctgtaaactaagccaaccaataggtggtataaggaagggaAAAGTGTCTTGCAAGTCTAAAAACATGCGCCACATTTATAATATagcatttaactttttaaaataaatttgatGAATTTTCTGACTGCCATGTCTAAGTTTCCACTCTCTAAAATTTAGACAGtactagtaaatctgccccaatgagtTTCTAGAAAGATTATGATATAtcaagagtatatatatatatatatatatatatatatatatatatatatatatatatatatatatatatatatatatatatatatatgtacacagatatatatatatatatacacagatatgtCATCTATTATTCGGAGTCTTAATCTGAGTGTTAATGGAAGACCAACTACTTATAATAATTGAGAACTATCCAAATCCAAATGGAGGCttgctaaaaaaaatcatgttttttattCAGTGATGTTGCACAAAAAAGTAACTacaagatattatttttattacggtAAACCCTAATGCTATGGAAAAATAGTCAGTTGAGGTTGGAAGCAGTGTCTATACATCCTAATTGGGGGAATagggttttaaagggaatgtgtcatccgaAAATGATCTATGGTTGAAATCATGTTTTTatgttacatatattttttaagaattttttttattgtcattaTGTATATTAAAAATAATGCTATAATCTAGAAGTTTTCATTCTGCCACTGAGCCTCATAATAAACTCACACTTTCTTGCTCTGTAGAGATCACatttcagcagtcatctcattatcatcacaggcagaattacaataaaaggtaacacctctagatagataacacaggatccaatattgtcaataggtgatggacacctctccccaggggcgtaactaggaaagactgggccccatagcaaacttttgactgggggcccccctcccctgggtatcactcaacccccccttgtagatagtgcctccctatagattccgccacacagcgccccctatagatagcaccatacagccccctgtagataacatcatacagccccctgtagataacgtcatacagccctccccctgtagataacgtcatacagccctcccctgtagataacgctatacagccctccccctgtagctaacgctatacagccctcccctgtagataacgctatacagccctcccctgtagataacgctatacagccctcccctgtagataacgctatacagccctccccttgtagataacgccatacagccctccccccgtagataacgccatacagccctcccctgtagataacgccatacagccccctgtagataatgccatacagccccctgtagataacgccatacagccccctgtagataacgccatacagcccccctgtagataatgccatacagccctcccctgtagataacgccagacagccccctgtagataacgccatacagcccccctgtagataacgccagacagcccccctgtagataacgccagacagcccctcctgtagataacgcaagacagccccccctgtagataacgccagacagccccccctttagataacgccagaaagcctcccttgtagataacgccagacagcccccactgagggtaacgccatacagccctaaaccccacctgtaggtaacgccatgcagcccccaacaaaaaacggcctatagtttgtcctacaaaagacatgcatcccctatacacaggataggggatacatgtgtgatcgctggcagcgataaggagaatgggggaccgaaagtcccccgaagttctccatgacaaaccttggacttccggcgtctgcgcagttcaataaaaatgaaaggcgtgctggtcatgcatgcgcacaagtgcttccggtgcgcaagtcatttctatggagctgcagacagaccccggaagtccaaggtttgtcatggagaacttcgggggactttaggtcccccgttccccttatcgctgccagcgatcacacatgtatcccctatcctgtggataggggatgcatgtattttgtagaaacaaccccttcagtggcgtcacgctgtagcagccatagcggctgctagcggagcctccggccatgggagggggggcccgtgccggcgggcgaagcgggccccctcatgctgcgggccccgtagcagccgctacggcggtagttacgccactgcctctcCCCTCCTTCTCTGCTCTGAACAGGTCACAAAGCATGcctacggctgggttcacacacactatttacggacgtaatttgggcgttttagccccgaattaagtccaaaaatgcggctcaatagcgtcggcaaacatctgcccattcatttgaatgggtcttacgatgttctgtgccgacggtcatttttttttacgccccgctgtcaaaaggcggggcgtaaaaaagacgcctgcgtcaaagaagtacctgtcacttcttcagacgtaaatggagctgttttccattgactccatggaaaaacagctccatttacgtccgtaatggacacagcgaaaagcgcctcaacatgccattacagctgaaattacgaagctgttttctcctgaaaacagccccggaatttcagccgtaacagacgctgccgtgtgaacataccctacaagtCAATGTATCAGCTTCAGAGTATTgaatcctatggtccatgtggctgctgtaaagtgtATCTCTAAATGCCGTTAACAGCAGTTTAGCCAAGATGGCTGCCCCTATAATCATGTACAGAGAATATAACAAAAAAATCTACAACCAGAAATtagaatagaaaaaatatatatttatcagtatctggttttaatttgtaaaaaaaaatataaatgataCATTCCCGTTAAAGAGGACCtttcatgttatttttttaaaaacacataacTCCCGTTATTCCTGGCGTCCCCttgatttgtaatttttttggggATCTCCCGTTCCCCTATGGCCCCTGCTCCACGTGGGGCCTAATATGCCAATTTTGGgtaaaggtacagagaggaggaggcctcatctctcctcagtaggcatTGCGTCCTGCATCCctgtgatgctgtccaatcagagggGGTCTTCTGGATCACTGTGAGGctgtccgctctgattggacgacatcacagtgatgcaggaggcaacACCTACtgaggtctcctcctctctgtacctttactcgAAATTAGCATATTAAGCACCAAGTGAAGCAGGGACTGTGGCAGGACAACGGGAAAgccaaaaacaacagaaaattacAGCACGGGAATCAAGAGGACGCCAAGTATAAAGAGAGGTATGTGGTTTAAAAATAacaatgacaggtcctctttaaccccttaatgaccagcctattttaaacctaaatgaccaagctattttaggccttaatgctattttttatgtttttccattgtcgcattccaagagctataacttttttatttttgcgtcgacatagatgtctaaggtcttgttttttgcgggacaagttgtattttttagtagcaccatttttgggtacatataatttattgattaacttttataaactttttttgggggggaatagaaaaaaccctgaaatttcgccactcttttttgcgtcctaaatctgcgccatttaccgtgtggtataaataacacaataactttattcagcgggttgttacgattgcaacgataccaaatttgtatagatttttatatgttttactacttttacacagtaaaaacacttttttttcaaagttatttgtttttgtgtctccatattcgaagagcaataacttctttatttttccgccgatgcagttgtatgagggctttttctttgcgggacgacttgtagtttttattggtaccattttggagtaattgcaactttttgatcactttttatcaacatttttttaaggcaggattcacagaaaacagcaatttgtccattgtcttttatattattttttacggcgttcaccgtgcgggttaaataatgtaatacatttatagtcggggtcattacggacgcagcgataccaaatatgtgtaacttttttacattattttttttttttcaatagtaaagcattttgtaaagggaaaaagtgtttttttcaattttttttattaactttattaaacttttttactagtcctactaggggactttaatatgtgatcctccgatcgcttttataatacactgcaatatttttgtattgcagtgtattactgcctgtccgtctgaggggttaaacggatgagatcgatactgatatagatctcacccgttcgagcagggatgcccccagctacctccggtagctgagagcagggagatttaacggctccctgctctgtttatttattctgatgcagcgccgtgaaaaggcgtattggcggtcactaacaagTTATGAAGTAGATGAGCTGGTGATTATAAGAACTTAAATTAATGTGATCCCTTCtcgttgttaaagaggctctgtcaccagattatcaaatccctatctcctgttgcatgtgatcggcgctgcaatgtagataacagtaacgtttttttttttttttaaacgatcatttttggccaagttatgagcaattttttatttatgcaaatgagcctttctaatggacaactgggcgtgttttctcttatttccaactgggcgtgtattgtgtttggaacatctgggcgtgtttacttgttttactagctgggagttgtgaatagaagtggatgatgctgacatatgatgctgacaaacacttctattcacaatgcccagctagtaaaacaagtaaacacgcccagatgttacaaacacaatacacgcccagttggaaataagagaaaacacgcccagttgtccattagaaaggctcatttgcataaataaaaaattgctcataacttggccaaaaatgatcgttttaaaaaaaaacgttactgttatctacattgcagcgccgatcacatgcaataggagatagggatttgataatctggtgacagagcctctttaagcgattTCCCCATATAACGATCATGGTGCTTTATTTCTATCTGACTAAAATCTAGCACAGTCCGTCTACAGTTTACAGTTAATATGGGCAATGCCAGTCAGAATAGAATATGGTAAGTAAGAAAGATTATTTGCATATATTGGTCACTTGTATGCAACAAGGAAAGGGCTTTTCCTCCCTGTACTTCCATGTATAATCAAACAATTAATGTGACGTAATTAAAGAGGCCTATAGTTctacttttcttttttattctttttattcttATAGTGCTACTGGGACATATGCCCTAGGTACAAGGGAGGGAACCATCACTCAGCCTAGGCCAGGGTATCGAAAAAcaaagctaagggtatgttcacacggccaaatttcagacgtatacgaggcgtattatgcctcgttttacgtctgaaaatacggctccaatacgtcggcaaacatctgcccattcatttgaatgggtttgccgacgtactgtgcagacgacctgttatttacgcgtcgtcgtttgacagctgtcaaacgacgacgcgtaaaaatacagcctcgtaaaaaacgccgcgaaaacggtgcgaaaaacgccgcgaaaaatgcgagttggtaaaaaaacgtctgaaaagcagggtctgttttcccttgaaaacagctctgcattttcagacgtttttgttgactacgtgtgaacatacccttaggcagcaaACTGAGTCCTTGTcccaggtgaaggaaagcctagttCTAATGACATGTTTGTACTTTTCAGTCacccaaaaaaattatattgtccATGATGCAATTATAAAATTATTCTGATTATTTAAACTAATGCAATACCTTGCTTTTACTACTCTATCATATTAACGTATGTGTGTTTACCTGTGGATGACTGCAAAAAGATCCTCAGTAGTACGGGGTTTGTTAGGTGAAACAAAGACATCATCGTTGTCAGTTTGGAAATCCTCGCTCATTGGTGAAACAAGTGAGTCGTCGCTCATCGAGGATTCTGTGGGAAAAAGGGAGGACATTTTGCATGCATCAAATACATTTTTTAACTTGCATGAGAGTGGGGGTCCTAGcggtggggaaaacccctttaaagggtggtAGAGGATTTTAAAAACATGactactttcttccagaaacagcgtcacACATGTCCATgttatgtctggtattgaagctcacatccattcaagtgaatggggctgagctgcaaaacTATGCACAGGTATGAGCCTGCTTTTTGGGGGAAAGCAGCCCTGTTTTATCTAATCCTGTACATTCAATTAATTTATGgcctatatgtttttttttcttttttctactgTAATGTTAACAGATTTCAAATACGGTAGGCTGTACTCAAATGTCAGGACTTTGTCACCATAGTTCGTAataataaatttaatatttaccgATCAATTTAatgaccaacatttttttttaggaaaaactATATGTTGATCTTAACATTTTTTAATGAATTATTTTTGTAATTCACATAAAATGTACTATAATAAagtataacaaaattaaaaatattaaaaacaaaccTCTCCATGAGATGTCGTCCATACTTTCCAATGTGTCTTCCGTCTTGCTGTCCTCTGAGGCACTTTTGGTTGGAATACCTGATACAGTATCATATTCCTGCTCTGGACATTCGTCACTGAGTGGATTTAAAGTTGAGATCTCCAATTCAAAGCTGAGAGTATTTCCAGGCACTTTGTCATTGTTGCTTATGTCAGGCTCATTGCTGGGCAATGGAGACACCTCAGCAGTTCTGTCTTTCACATCTACCCCAATGTTAGTTCTTTTGACAGATTCAGATATGGTTAATGGATCACAATATACTTGTGGCTCTAGTTCTGTTTTTAGTTGCCATTCCCATTGAGTATGACTCCTTTGTTCAGTAGCAAAATCACTAATATTGGCAGGGTAATCTTTTACATATTTTGTAATGGTTTCTGGTTGTACTGTGAAAATAGTTTCTTCTATTATATCTTCAGCTCGATATTTTTGATGTTTTTCCGGTTCAGCTTCTTTAGCTCTGCTGATCAAAGGTGGCGTTACTTCTGGTTTGTATAACCCATGTCCAGTAAAGAGAGCACTCCCTTGAAAAAACATTTCTGGGCCTTTGTCGACCGGTGATGCGTCAATATATGGTAGCATGGCTTCCTCAGTAGAGAACTGGCGCAATATTGATTTTCTAGGAGCTGGCACATTTTTTTCAGGAGGATAAGTCTCCACAATTATTGTAGGGTCTTGTGTACATAATATGTTAGTGCATTCTTTGTGTCTGGGCTCCCTGTTTTGCTTGTTGACTGATCTTAGGTGGACAGATTTCAGCACTGAAGGTGTTATGGCAACGGTAGGTGATGAATTTGGATTAAGTTCATCCTCtgacagattttgattgacatgacTGAAAGCATGTACTTGTGGTCTGTATGGCAAAGGTTTATGCAACACATGAAGAGCACTTAGGTCAAGATGGGTAGGAGGTATAGTTGAAAGTTCTATTTCTTTGCTTAAGAAAATATTGCCACATTTAGATGGATGCTGTAAAGAGGACTTCCTTTCTGGGACTTTTGGTTTTCTTTTGCTACTACCAGGTGACAATGTTCCCGAAAAGAAAGGCGTAGGAAAGGATGAAGTAGGTGTTTCCGATTGACTTGAGTAACCACTTGAAGGAGATGCTAACCCTGCCAGCTTTTCTGGTGAAGCTAATTTGAACTCATTCTCAACTGAAGGAAGGGAAGGAGTGGTGGCAGGAGATTCAGGCTGTGAGTTTTGAGACTCTGAACTTTCTGGTGACTTGATGCATTCTATGACCGTAGTACCCGTAGCAGTGCTTGAGTTTGATAAAGACCTATAAGGATCACTTGCTTTCAAGTCATTAAGGAGCCACAGATCTGCATAGTGATGCTGTTCACCTCCTTCCTCTTTGTATGATGGAATATCTGGAGTGATAAATTGAGTACTCTTTGAATCATTATCTTCCTGAATGACCCAATGAATGTCCTGTTGATTTGGTGGAGAAACGTTTTCTGTTCTTGAAGGTGTATTTGAAATTTCAAGTGGCAGCATCATTTCCCTGGAGGTGTGAAGCAATTGCTGCGCACTGGTTATCTTTGGTTCTTTCATGTCAGTAAGATCTGTGTGGTTGTCAGAAACTCTCAAAGATGAGCTTCGTTTTGGTGGTGACGGCCTTGCCTTTGGTTTCTTAAATGAGATGTTCTGTCTTCCTTGCCTGTTGTGATCTACATAATGTTGCCAAACACAGTCTGAACTCATGGAAGAAACTCCTGTATCTTGGTCATTCTCAGTCCCTGACTGTGCATAGTTACAAATATAACTCCTGTTACTGTTAAGACCACAGTCAAAATGCATGGAGGTATAGTATCCTTCAGTGTCCACTGAGTAATGAGATCCTGTATCTGCTTTCTCTGATACTGGCTTTTCAAGAAAACTATCATATGTGCCCATACTTGTAAAACTTGGGCAGTTTAGACCATCTCCCTTTAAGTGCTGTGGGCTAAAATCTTGACGACATGATGCATCATGGTGATGGTGAAGATAATTCCATTCACTGTCACTTGTGTTACTGTTATTTGGGTCATCAAGCAAATCTGCAACGGTTGATGTAAAGGAGCTGGCCCTGTGGCCTCTTATGCTGTCCAAGTGGTCATCGTTGTATTGTTCAATGGTAAAGATATTTGAATCTTCTCCAgcatggggagcagtgtttaaaGATAATTCTGAATCACAATGTGAAGACCCAGTCAGTGGGGGAGAGGCTGCTGGAGGAATTGTTTCTGATGTCTGGGAGGGACATGTAGAACTGCTTCCACTCCAATTACCACTTGATGACTGATGATCATCTTTCGGATCCATGTGTGTGCTCAGTAACACTCCAGCAGTAGAAATGGAGTGAACAGGACTTCCAAAGGTGTCAGAATTTGAGGAAATGTCACAACTTCCTGAATCTGCCATTCTTGATAGCCTTGATCTACCTCTCTCTAATGGTGGACTATGGTGAGAATATGCTAACCCTAGAGACTGGTGTTCTGGGGTACACTGACCAGCTAATCTGTCTTCTTTCTTCTTAAGTGTCCTTTGTGAGCTTGTTATATAGCAATCATCTTTATAAGTTGAAGACTGAGCACCACAGTCATGTTCATTGCTTGCTCTAGCACCTTCTCTCGGAAGGCTGCGAGAACGAATTCGATTAGATACTGTCGTGGTGAACATTTGGTCTCCAGACTCCGCAAGAGCGGCAATGTTTCCGGCAGAATGAGAGAGTGATGCTGCAACACCTTGGCCTCTTTGAGCTCTAATTCGCCTCCTTGAGGGAGCAGCAATGAGAATGTCTTCAGTTTGACACTCTGTATCTCGAGTTCCAGATCTCCTATTTGCAGAATTTGCAATATCAAGATTGGTATGAACTAGGACATTCCGGTCTCGTGCTACAGGAGACTCATCTGAATCTAAAAGGAAAACATTgcgttacaatatatatattctagtGCACAGAGTAGCAATTACATTAAGAATCAGATATATTCACCcctatcaaaaataaaaaaaattctgttcctAATAATTAATTGTCTATTTATAATTGGACAtatttaatattataatttttgcaaataattTCTTGTTTTTCATTTGTTATGCAATGCTAAGCTTGCTATGTGCCTTTCCTTGTTGTTCCCAGATCAAGTTCAGTAGCTCTCTAGAATAAAATAAGAAGGTTTGACCCTGCCTTATGTCTTTTTTTTCAGTATGGCCCAAAAATGTCAATATAAATGATCGCCCTTGTTTCTAAATATTTCTCACCGATTAGCAGTAAAGCTCTGTTTACATCTACCTCGTGGCTTCCATTTTATACATTGTACGATGGATCCCAACGGCGCACGATGGCCCCAATTGACTTACAATGAGGTTCGTTGAGGTTCCATCGAGGTGTCTGACGGCAAGAATAGccctgcatgctgtgctattcttaCTCT contains:
- the NHS gene encoding actin remodeling regulator NHS isoform X2 is translated as MPFAKRIVEPQWLFRHAVTQIEGSCCRDQGEEQRQQHPRGNAKEELAVSSAQVPSDERDPLSIDGKEKDVATLDLCAVNNVAMSRILRQLSDVARHACSIFHELEADIQVTSRRVRALQGKIGTVQQVVSSLDPKQETVPVSNLDAESKLSVYYKTSWHQQRNIFLPTTRPPCVEELHRHAKQSLRALRKEQRARADNRERRFMGSVFAPPPFPSYPAANTIKRREVKERPHVPFNRTRPPSPTECCHLTPWSRKVHPPEEEDDMVLGERPKNPIPNAPSTLDKQTNWNKELPLPTPEEKMKLESQVITSCIIPINVSGVGFDREASIRCSLVHSQSVLQRRRKLRRRKTISGIPRRVQQEIDSDESPVARDRNVLVHTNLDIANSANRRSGTRDTECQTEDILIAAPSRRRIRAQRGQGVAASLSHSAGNIAALAESGDQMFTTTVSNRIRSRSLPREGARASNEHDCGAQSSTYKDDCYITSSQRTLKKKEDRLAGQCTPEHQSLGLAYSHHSPPLERGRSRLSRMADSGSCDISSNSDTFGSPVHSISTAGVLLSTHMDPKDDHQSSSGNWSGSSSTCPSQTSETIPPAASPPLTGSSHCDSELSLNTAPHAGEDSNIFTIEQYNDDHLDSIRGHRASSFTSTVADLLDDPNNSNTSDSEWNYLHHHHDASCRQDFSPQHLKGDGLNCPSFTSMGTYDSFLEKPVSEKADTGSHYSVDTEGYYTSMHFDCGLNSNRSYICNYAQSGTENDQDTGVSSMSSDCVWQHYVDHNRQGRQNISFKKPKARPSPPKRSSSLRVSDNHTDLTDMKEPKITSAQQLLHTSREMMLPLEISNTPSRTENVSPPNQQDIHWVIQEDNDSKSTQFITPDIPSYKEEGGEQHHYADLWLLNDLKASDPYRSLSNSSTATGTTVIECIKSPESSESQNSQPESPATTPSLPSVENEFKLASPEKLAGLASPSSGYSSQSETPTSSFPTPFFSGTLSPGSSKRKPKVPERKSSLQHPSKCGNIFLSKEIELSTIPPTHLDLSALHVLHKPLPYRPQVHAFSHVNQNLSEDELNPNSSPTVAITPSVLKSVHLRSVNKQNREPRHKECTNILCTQDPTIIVETYPPEKNVPAPRKSILRQFSTEEAMLPYIDASPVDKGPEMFFQGSALFTGHGLYKPEVTPPLISRAKEAEPEKHQKYRAEDIIEETIFTVQPETITKYVKDYPANISDFATEQRSHTQWEWQLKTELEPQVYCDPLTISESVKRTNIGVDVKDRTAEVSPLPSNEPDISNNDKVPGNTLSFELEISTLNPLSDECPEQEYDTVSGIPTKSASEDSKTEDTLESMDDISWRESSMSDDSLVSPMSEDFQTDNDDVFVSPNKPRTTEDLFAVIHRSKRKVLGRKDSGEDNVKSKTKALPVPPQQATPAGSQRSASLIYRNAKKSNTSNEEFKLLLLKKGSRSDTSYRMSATEILKSPVTPKSIGDLPLDFSSSEEFGQLSPSSDAFSPLSPYSPRVISEGFSTKTMSAASRVGRSRVPPAASSSRYSVRCRLYNAPMQAISEGETENSDGSPHDDRSSQSST
- the NHS gene encoding actin remodeling regulator NHS isoform X4 — protein: MPFAKRIVEPQWLFRHAVTQIEGSCCRDQGEEQRQQHPRGNAKEELAVSSAQVPSDERDPLSIDGKEKDVATLDLCAVNNVAMSRILRQLSDVARHACSIFHELEADIQVTSRRVRALQGKIGTVQQVVSSLDPKQETVPVSNLDAESKLSVYYKTSWHQQRNIFLPTTRPPCVEELHRHAKQSLRALRKEQRARADNRERRFMGSVFAPPPFPSYPAANTIKRREVKERPHVPVHPPEEEDDMVLGERPKNPIPNAPSTLDKQTNWNKELPLPTPEEKMKLESQVITSCIIPINVSGVGFDREASIRCSLVHSQSVLQRRRKLRRRKTISGIPRRVQQEIDSDESPVARDRNVLVHTNLDIANSANRRSGTRDTECQTEDILIAAPSRRRIRAQRGQGVAASLSHSAGNIAALAESGDQMFTTTVSNRIRSRSLPREGARASNEHDCGAQSSTYKDDCYITSSQRTLKKKEDRLAGQCTPEHQSLGLAYSHHSPPLERGRSRLSRMADSGSCDISSNSDTFGSPVHSISTAGVLLSTHMDPKDDHQSSSGNWSGSSSTCPSQTSETIPPAASPPLTGSSHCDSELSLNTAPHAGEDSNIFTIEQYNDDHLDSIRGHRASSFTSTVADLLDDPNNSNTSDSEWNYLHHHHDASCRQDFSPQHLKGDGLNCPSFTSMGTYDSFLEKPVSEKADTGSHYSVDTEGYYTSMHFDCGLNSNRSYICNYAQSGTENDQDTGVSSMSSDCVWQHYVDHNRQGRQNISFKKPKARPSPPKRSSSLRVSDNHTDLTDMKEPKITSAQQLLHTSREMMLPLEISNTPSRTENVSPPNQQDIHWVIQEDNDSKSTQFITPDIPSYKEEGGEQHHYADLWLLNDLKASDPYRSLSNSSTATGTTVIECIKSPESSESQNSQPESPATTPSLPSVENEFKLASPEKLAGLASPSSGYSSQSETPTSSFPTPFFSGTLSPGSSKRKPKVPERKSSLQHPSKCGNIFLSKEIELSTIPPTHLDLSALHVLHKPLPYRPQVHAFSHVNQNLSEDELNPNSSPTVAITPSVLKSVHLRSVNKQNREPRHKECTNILCTQDPTIIVETYPPEKNVPAPRKSILRQFSTEEAMLPYIDASPVDKGPEMFFQGSALFTGHGLYKPEVTPPLISRAKEAEPEKHQKYRAEDIIEETIFTVQPETITKYVKDYPANISDFATEQRSHTQWEWQLKTELEPQVYCDPLTISESVKRTNIGVDVKDRTAEVSPLPSNEPDISNNDKVPGNTLSFELEISTLNPLSDECPEQEYDTVSGIPTKSASEDSKTEDTLESMDDISWRESSMSDDSLVSPMSEDFQTDNDDVFVSPNKPRTTEDLFAVIHRSKRKVLGRKDSGEDNVKSKTKALPVPPQQATPAGSQRSASLIYRNAKKSNTSNEEFKLLLLKKGSRSDTSYRMSATEILKSPVTPKSIGDLPLDFSSSEEFGQLSPSSDAFSPLSPYSPRVISEGFSTKTMSAASRVGRSRVPPAASSSRYSVRCRLYNAPMQAISEGETENSDGSPHDDRSSQSST